A window from Purpureocillium takamizusanense chromosome 3, complete sequence encodes these proteins:
- a CDS encoding uncharacterized protein (antiSMASH:Cluster_3.3~EggNog:ENOG503P2W1~COG:V) — protein sequence MSCQGGTGRDLAGTSSLIEPGEGFEYGWGLYCVQLLVERLVAKDRLFQYIDHHIFGALGMTASTYRPALVPHVWKRRLQMVERKIDASTTDGQACLVARDKDTYGLTCSVSDLARLFGDLMSPDCKLLQRQKHRDLFFTPQLKPGYDVKAHNLAVRFLYDAWKTFG from the coding sequence ATGAGTTGTCAGGGTGGAACGGGTCGCGACTTGGCTGGCACCTCTTCTTTGATTGAGCCCGGTGAGGGCTTTGAGTACGGATGGGGTCTCTATTGCGTTCAGCTACTCGTCGAGCGGCTTGTCGCTAAGGATCGGTTGTTCCAGTATATCGACCACCATATATTTGGCGCGCTTGGCATGACCGCTTCAACCTACCGACCGGCTCTGGTGCCGCATGTCTGGAAGCGTCGCCTGCAGATGGTAGAGCGGAAGATTGACGCCTCcacgacggacgggcaggcCTGCCTCGTGGCCCGTGACAAGGACACGTATGGCCTGACCTGCAGTGTATCCGATCTCGCCCGTCTCTTTGGCGATCTCATGTCGCCGGATTGCAAGCTGCTCCAGCGCCAAAAACACCGTGATTTATTTTTCACGCCGCAGTTGAAGCCCGGCTACGATGTGAAAGCACATAATCTTGCGGTTCGCTTTTTGTATGACGCTTGGAAGACGTTTGGGTAG
- a CDS encoding uncharacterized protein (EggNog:ENOG503P1ZC~antiSMASH:Cluster_3.3~TransMembrane:7 (o22-43i55-76o96-122i134-165o188-210i222-242o262-282i)~COG:S), producing the protein MSAALPPAPPGIDLTQDRRTDIIATSAVTLALAMLAVGLRIVSRRIKRVPLWIDDWLIIASLPCACAHVAGIAGYAVSRGFGRHIWVNPPDAVRSWAIGLFIAELSYFCTLLCVKWSILAFYWRSFKIRQSIKVPIWALAIITLCWGIAVILVTLFQCVPIQAWWQRFDPVNPLPPSDYTCGVDSRKFFYGNAIPTIVTDILMLALPTPYIWHLHLPRGQKLALAGIFLVGIFVTIVSVVRLSYLLRGDLTNPDITWNFVDIGLWSIVEGNIAIFCACLPFLRPVLSKLGFGFLHLSSYHSKSCQKQDGSQYGQSSHRKTTATNSTANGGGNSFGRDEVFDDDDSGALRTWEGYRHFGVSSSHARAFASRGGNGGSGGELEADERPFVRTSPDDRRSATKVATKGRSAARGNDGSLTSVELRDLAGGSTSPLEGIVVTHEVHMQHQDI; encoded by the exons ATGtcggccgccctcccgccggcgcctccggGCATCGACCTCACCCAGGACCGGCGGACggacatcatcgccacctCGGCAGTGACTCTGGCGCtcgccatgctcgccgtggGCCTGCGCATCGTGAGCCGGCGCATCAAGCGCGTGCCGCTATGGATAGATGACTGGCTCATCATTGCATCGCTG CCTTGCGCGTGCGCACACGTCGCCGGCATAGCTGGGTACG CTGTGAGCCGTGGCTTCGGGAGGCACATCTGGGTCAACCCACCCGACGCGGTGCGATCCTGGGCGATTGGCCTCTTCATTGCTGAGCTCTCCTACTTTTGCACCCTGCTATGCGTCAAGTGGTCTATCCTCGCCTTCTACTGGCGCTCCTTCAAGATCCGGCAGTCGATCAAGGTGCCCATCTGGGCCCTGGCCATCATCACACTATGTTGGGGCATCGCCGTG ATTCTCGTCACACTCTTCCAGTGCGTGCCCATCCAGGCCTGGTGGCAGCGCTTCGATCCCGTGAACCCGCTCCCTCCGTCCGACTATACGTGCGGGGTCGACTCACGAAAGTTCTTTTACGGAAACGCTATACCGACAATTGTTACCGATATATTGATGCTCGCGCTGCCGACACCCTATATATGGCACCTTCATCTGCCACGGGGCCAGAAGCTAGCTCTGGCTGGCATCTTCCTCGTTGGTATTTT TGTTACTATTGTATCCGTCGTCCGGCTGAGCTACCTTCTACGCGGGGATCTCACTAACCCGGATATTACTTGGAACTTTGTCGATATTGGTCTCTGGtccatcgtcgagggcaaTATTGCCATCTTCTGTG CTTGCCTCCCCTTTCTTCGCCCCGTCCTTAGCAAACTCGGCTTTGGGTTCCTGCACCTATCTTCGTACCACTCGAAGTCATGTCAGAAGCAGGACGGTAGCCAGTACGGCCAAAGCTCTCACCGCAAAACCACCGCTACGAATTCCACCGCTAACGGCGGAGGTAATAGCTTCGGCAGGGATGAGGTATTTGACGATGACGATTCGGGCGCCCTCCGCACCTGGGAAGGTTACCGTCACTTCGGCGTGTCGTCGTCACACGCCCGCGCGTTTGCGAGTCGAGGCGGTAatggcggcagtggcggcgaaTTAGAGGCAGATGAGCGACCGTTCGTTCGGACGTCCCCTGATGACAGGCGCAGCGCGACTAAAGTCGCTACGAAGGGGAGGAGCGCAGCTCGCGGCAATGATGGCTCACTTACGTCGGTCGAGCTCCGGGACCTAGCCGGCGGGAGCACATCGCCGCTAGAGGGTATCGTAGTAACCCATGAAGTGCATATGCAGCATCAAGATATATGA
- a CDS encoding uncharacterized protein (EggNog:ENOG503PHJD~antiSMASH:Cluster_3.3), with protein sequence MEVQVILISGRAGSGKTTTGNEMAEQLRLRGLCHAHIDCDNLDNIHPEEPGAEMLLANLRAMWSNYFHRRGITRLILSGTAVALEFESIRQAVKSASETLPDGAIGGQTGQAEMKEVKVEARVVLLTAPDEVASQRLARREVGSEITRMLKSSKKMARVLEEAVGNWAMTVDTKGKDVTETALHILRARGWVA encoded by the coding sequence ATGGAAGTCCAGGTCATACTGATATCCGGCCGTGCTGGCTCTGGTAAGACTACAACGGGCAACGAAATGGCCGAACAGCTGCGCCTCCGCGGCCTATGCCACGCCCACATCGACTGCGACAACCTCGACAACATCCACCCGGAGGAGCCAGGCGCAGAGATGCTCCTCGCAAATCTCCGCGCCATGTGGTCCAACTATTTCCACCGGAGGGGCATCACGCGGCTGATACTCTCCGGCACGGCTGTCGCCCTAGAATTTGAGAGCATTAGGCAGGCCGTCAAGAGCGCATCAGAGACTCTCCCGGACGGCGCTATCGGTGGTCAAACTGGACAAGCCGAGATGAAAGAGGTAAAAGTAGAAGCGAGAGTCGTGCTTTTAACGGCGCCGGACGAGGTTGCATCCCAGAGGCTGGCAAGAAGGGAGGTGGGCAGTGAAATAACCCGTATGCTGAAGAGCAGTAAGAAGATGGCGCGGGTGCTGGAAGAGGCAGTGGGCAATTGGGCCATGACGGTCGACACCAAAGGGAAGGACGTGACGGAAACTGCACTGCACATCCTAAGGGCGAGAGGGTGGGTGGCGTAG